One Rhinolophus sinicus isolate RSC01 linkage group LG06, ASM3656204v1, whole genome shotgun sequence DNA window includes the following coding sequences:
- the GLYATL2 gene encoding glycine N-acyltransferase-like protein 2, producing the protein MFVLHEPQKMQLLYESLEKNIPESLKVYGAIFNIKNKNPFNMEVLVDAWPDYQIVITRPQEEEMKDDLDHYTNTYHIFTKAPDKIQEVLACPQVINWEQAFQIQGCQESLDEAIRKVAASKSVQVDYTRTKLLKLEMPRKLKTSSDGKADLMEQVNMPTENKSQNKLNVRSIMLDPLHAGLVNDQWDFGRNERSLKYIERCLQNFPGFGILGPEELPVSWIVMEQSCELRMGYTVPKYRGQGNMREMAYYIVEYLSQKKIPFYLHVAEIKEESHKLFRSFGFNICPCGWHQWQCTPKKYC; encoded by the exons ATGTTTGTGCTTCATGAACCCCAGAAGATGCAGCTTCTGTATGAATCCTTGGAAAAGAACATCCCTGAGTCCTTGAAG GTATATGGTGccattttcaacattaaaaataaaaacccattcAACATGGAGGTGCTGGTTGATGCCTGGCCAGATTATCAAATAGTCATTACTCGGCCTCAGGAAGAG GAGATGAAGGATGATCTGGATCATTACACCAACACTTACCACATTTTTACCAAAGCCCCTGACAAGATACAGGAAGTCCTGGCATGCCCCCAGGTTATCAATTGGGAACAAGCCTTCCAGATCCAAG gTTGCCAAGAGAGCTTGGATGAAGCAATAAGGAAGGTTGCAGCTTCAAAATCAGTGCAGGTGGATTACACAAGGACCAAACTCCTTAAGCTAGAAATGCCAAGGAAACTCAAGACATCAAGTGATGGCAAGGCAGATTTGATGGAGCAAGTTAATATGCCCACAGAGAATAAAAGTCAAAA CAAATTAAACGTTCGGAGTATCATGTTGGATCCCTTACATGCAGGGCTTGTGAATGACCAGTGGGACtttggaagaaatgaaaggagcTTGAAATATATTGAACGCTGCCTCCAGAATTTTCCAGGATTTGGTATTCTGGGTCCGGAGGAGCTCCCTGTCTCTTGGATTGTGATGGAACAGTCCTGTGAGTTAAGAATGGGTTATACTGTCCCTAAATATCGAGGCCAAGGCAACATGAGGGAAATGGCCTACTACATTGTGGAGTATCTtagtcagaaaaaaataccattttatttacatgtggcagaaattaaagaagaatcCCACAAATTATTCAGAAGTTTTGGATTTAACATTTGTCCTTGTGGCTGGCATCAGTGGCAATGTACCCCCAAGAAATATTGCTGA